In a single window of the Nodularia spumigena CCY9414 genome:
- a CDS encoding PfaD family polyunsaturated fatty acid/polyketide biosynthesis protein: MTPVDTLPDQHNNSLKFPTNPHSQNLTWKGSLDSISFQESAIKNKLLTLDKPCYILKIGGKIGVTNEGYLCPPENNTTAQPELLTFIPPINLQQLGDSNFLAAHGVKYAYVTGAMAGGIASEEMVIALGKAKILSSFGAGGLPPERLETAIKSIQAALPHGPYAFNLIHSPNDMAIERRAVNLYLKYQVRTVEASAFLDLTPNIVYYRVAGLSLNDANQIEIKNKVIAKVSRREVASKFLQPAPARILKELLEQGLITDLQAKLATKVPMADDITVEADSGGHTDNRPLVCLLPSIISLRNEIQEQFQYQQPIRIGVAGGIATPQSALAAFMMGAAYIMTGSINQSCVESGACNHTKKLLAQAEMADMIMAPAADMFEMGVKLQVLKRGTMFPMRAQKLYELYRNYNSIEEIPQAEREKIEKQIFRKTLAEVWEGTASYLSQKNPEKLGKAVNNPKLKMALIFRWYLGLSSRWSSSGEKGREVDYQIWCGPAMGSFNDWVRGTYLAEPDNRRVVDVAHHIMTGAAFLYRIQSLKIQGMQIPDDYSQYCPDYSQLLEM; this comes from the coding sequence GTGACACCCGTAGACACACTACCAGATCAACATAATAATAGCCTAAAATTTCCCACCAATCCCCACAGTCAAAACCTCACCTGGAAAGGTTCATTAGATAGCATATCCTTCCAAGAATCAGCCATCAAAAACAAACTCCTAACATTAGACAAACCCTGCTACATCCTTAAAATTGGCGGAAAAATTGGTGTTACAAACGAAGGCTACTTATGCCCTCCAGAAAATAACACCACAGCACAACCAGAACTTCTTACCTTTATTCCCCCAATCAATCTACAACAACTAGGAGACTCAAACTTCCTAGCTGCTCATGGCGTAAAATACGCTTATGTAACTGGTGCAATGGCTGGCGGAATAGCCTCCGAAGAAATGGTAATTGCATTAGGAAAAGCCAAAATATTGAGTTCATTTGGTGCCGGTGGCTTACCTCCAGAACGTTTAGAAACAGCCATTAAAAGCATTCAAGCAGCATTACCTCATGGCCCCTACGCCTTCAATTTAATTCACAGCCCTAACGACATGGCTATTGAACGCCGTGCTGTGAACTTATACCTCAAATATCAAGTAAGAACCGTAGAAGCTTCAGCATTTTTAGATTTAACCCCCAACATAGTTTATTACCGGGTTGCGGGATTAAGCTTAAATGATGCCAATCAAATTGAAATCAAAAACAAAGTCATTGCCAAAGTTTCGCGGCGAGAAGTAGCTAGTAAATTTCTCCAACCAGCACCAGCCAGAATACTTAAAGAATTACTTGAACAAGGATTAATTACTGATTTACAAGCCAAACTTGCTACTAAAGTGCCGATGGCTGATGATATCACCGTCGAAGCTGATTCTGGCGGACATACAGATAATCGTCCTTTAGTCTGTTTATTACCTTCTATTATTAGTTTGCGGAATGAAATCCAAGAACAATTTCAATATCAACAACCCATTAGAATTGGAGTAGCTGGCGGAATTGCCACACCACAATCAGCTTTAGCAGCTTTTATGATGGGTGCTGCTTACATTATGACTGGTTCAATTAATCAGTCCTGCGTTGAATCTGGAGCTTGTAATCATACTAAAAAATTATTAGCTCAAGCTGAAATGGCGGATATGATTATGGCTCCAGCCGCCGATATGTTTGAAATGGGCGTGAAACTGCAAGTCCTCAAACGTGGCACAATGTTCCCGATGCGGGCGCAAAAGTTGTATGAATTGTACCGTAACTATAACTCCATTGAAGAGATTCCCCAGGCAGAAAGAGAGAAAATAGAAAAGCAAATTTTTCGCAAAACTCTGGCTGAAGTCTGGGAAGGAACAGCAAGTTATTTATCCCAAAAAAATCCTGAAAAACTAGGCAAGGCAGTTAATAATCCTAAGCTAAAAATGGCGTTAATTTTTCGCTGGTATTTAGGATTATCTTCCCGGTGGTCTAGTTCGGGGGAAAAAGGTAGAGAAGTTGATTATCAAATTTGGTGTGGCCCTGCAATGGGTAGTTTTAATGATTGGGTGCGCGGTACTTATTTAGCTGAACCAGATAATCGTCGGGTAGTTGATGTTGCTCATCACATCATGACTGGAGCAGCATTTCTATATCGCATTCAAAGCTTAAAAATTCAAGGAATGCAAATTCCCGATGATTACAGTCAGTATTGCCCAGATTATTCTCAATTATTGGAGATGTAA
- a CDS encoding thioester reductase domain-containing protein has product MTLKQTYSAADIQAWLVNNMAELIAVEIDEIDINENLETYGLDSAQAMTLVSKLEKLLGFQPSPVLLWHYPNIASLSQRLAEELQEGLEVQDGQVNTSVLNLAAEVVLDPAIHPSNAVSVFTGEPKNIFLTGGTGFLGAFIIRELLQETGADIYCLVRAANAAEGKSKLQKNLEQYAIWDEKFNSRIIAIVGDLAQPLLGIDSEQFHILASHIDTIYHSAALLNYVYPYSALKTANVLGTQEILRLACQTKVKPVHYVSSIAVFESTAYAGHLVEEQDEFDHWEGIYLGYSQTKWVAEKLVKVARDRGLPVTIHRPPLISGDSKTGICNTHDFINLMTKGCLQMGSFPDVDYMLDMSPVDYVSKAVVYLSRQKQSIGKAFHLQHPQPISLKDLVEWVRSFGYPVEMIPYEQWQSELINNVSSVENPLYTLRPFLLERWSDEQLTIPDLYLQARRPTISCQQTLKALSGSSIVCPPIDSQLLMTYTSYLIQTGFLTLA; this is encoded by the coding sequence ATGACTCTAAAACAAACTTATAGTGCGGCAGATATTCAAGCATGGCTGGTGAATAATATGGCTGAATTAATCGCGGTAGAAATTGATGAAATAGACATCAACGAAAATTTAGAAACCTATGGTTTGGATTCCGCGCAGGCGATGACTTTGGTTAGTAAATTAGAAAAATTGTTGGGATTTCAACCATCTCCTGTTCTGCTATGGCACTACCCCAATATTGCATCTCTTTCACAGCGTTTAGCTGAAGAATTACAAGAAGGTTTAGAGGTTCAAGACGGTCAAGTTAACACTTCAGTTCTAAATTTGGCTGCTGAAGTTGTGCTTGACCCTGCTATTCATCCTAGCAATGCAGTGAGTGTGTTTACGGGTGAACCTAAGAATATCTTTTTAACTGGGGGAACTGGTTTTTTAGGTGCTTTTATTATCCGGGAATTACTACAAGAAACCGGTGCGGATATCTATTGCTTAGTCCGGGCGGCTAATGCAGCAGAAGGTAAAAGCAAACTACAAAAGAATTTAGAACAGTATGCAATTTGGGATGAGAAGTTTAATTCTCGCATTATTGCTATTGTTGGTGATTTAGCTCAACCACTTTTGGGTATTGACTCTGAACAGTTCCACATTTTAGCGAGCCATATTGATACTATTTATCACAGTGCGGCATTGCTGAATTATGTTTATCCTTACTCAGCACTAAAAACAGCCAATGTTTTAGGAACTCAAGAAATTTTGAGATTAGCTTGTCAGACTAAAGTCAAGCCTGTGCATTATGTTTCCAGTATCGCTGTTTTTGAATCAACTGCTTATGCTGGACATTTGGTTGAAGAACAGGATGAATTTGATCATTGGGAAGGTATTTATCTGGGATATTCTCAGACTAAATGGGTGGCAGAAAAGTTAGTTAAAGTTGCTCGTGATAGAGGTTTACCTGTAACTATTCACAGACCACCATTAATTTCGGGGGATAGCAAAACAGGTATTTGTAACACCCATGATTTTATCAATTTGATGACCAAAGGCTGTTTACAAATGGGCAGCTTCCCTGATGTAGATTATATGTTGGATATGTCCCCTGTAGACTATGTAAGTAAAGCTGTTGTGTACTTATCCAGACAAAAACAATCCATTGGGAAAGCATTCCATTTACAACATCCTCAACCCATTTCTTTAAAAGATTTAGTTGAATGGGTGCGCTCTTTTGGTTATCCTGTAGAGATGATTCCCTACGAACAATGGCAATCAGAGTTAATTAATAATGTCTCTTCTGTAGAGAATCCTTTATACACTCTGCGTCCTTTTTTACTAGAACGCTGGTCTGATGAACAATTGACTATTCCCGATTTGTATCTGCAAGCGAGAAGACCAACTATTAGCTGTCAGCAAACTCTGAAAGCTCTCTCAGGTAGTTCTATTGTTTGTCCACCAATTGATTCTCAATTATTGATGACTTACACTTCCTACTTAATTCAAACTGGTTTCTTGACTCTTGCTTAA
- the hetI gene encoding 4'-phosphopantetheinyl transferase HetI — translation MTALNHLWLPVPTNLTLLPNDVHIWRIHLDVPEAQQQNLLATLSGDELTRANRFHFQEHRQRFIAGRGILRSILGSYLGIEPQRVLFDYQERGKPVLADSLAKSGLWFNLSHSQGLALCAVNYHNRIGIDLEYIRRMSDVEALAKRFFLPREYDVVRSLSDHQQQEIFFRYWTCKEAYLKATGEGLAQLEQVEVLLNPTEPAQLQTSESWSLFELRAAEDYFAAVVVEGSGCNLQCWQY, via the coding sequence ATGACGGCGCTTAATCATTTGTGGCTACCTGTACCGACAAATTTGACTTTATTACCAAATGATGTTCATATCTGGCGCATTCACCTTGATGTCCCAGAAGCACAGCAACAAAATTTGCTAGCAACCCTTTCGGGTGACGAACTTACTCGTGCTAACCGATTCCATTTTCAGGAGCATCGGCAGCGTTTTATTGCGGGTCGTGGTATCCTGCGGAGTATATTGGGTAGCTACTTGGGTATTGAGCCGCAACGAGTCCTGTTTGATTATCAAGAACGTGGTAAACCAGTATTAGCGGATAGTTTAGCTAAAAGTGGCTTATGGTTTAACTTGTCTCATTCCCAGGGGTTAGCTCTGTGTGCAGTGAATTATCACAATCGAATTGGGATAGATTTAGAATATATTCGCCGGATGTCTGATGTAGAAGCCCTTGCCAAAAGGTTCTTTTTACCGCGAGAATATGACGTAGTGCGATCGCTATCTGATCACCAACAGCAAGAAATATTTTTCCGTTATTGGACTTGTAAGGAAGCGTATTTAAAAGCAACTGGAGAAGGACTAGCGCAGTTAGAACAAGTTGAAGTATTACTCAATCCCACAGAACCAGCGCAGTTACAGACATCTGAAAGTTGGAGCCTCTTCGAGCTAAGGGCTGCTGAGGATTATTTTGCTGCTGTGGTTGTGGAGGGTTCTGGCTGTAATTTGCAGTGTTGGCAATACTGA
- a CDS encoding SDR family NAD(P)-dependent oxidoreductase encodes MNTTNQVQHKQTALITGAAGGIGYELASIFASHDYNLVLVDRTEAKLKEIAIKFQEEFGNFVRTIVKDLSISTSPQEIFTELQAANIKVDVLVNNAGFGIYGLFNETDLTAELEMLQVNMVCLTHLTKLFLKDMVKQCDGKILNVASAAAFQPGPLMAVYFATKAYILSFSEAIANELEGTGVTVTVLCPGSTESAFHQRTGMAESKLMKGKRMMDAATVAKIGYAALMKGQTIVIPGLINQILAKSVSFTPRRLVTKIVRNMQEDN; translated from the coding sequence ATGAACACAACAAACCAAGTTCAGCACAAACAAACAGCTCTCATTACTGGGGCGGCGGGTGGTATTGGCTACGAACTAGCATCTATTTTCGCTTCTCATGACTATAATTTGGTGTTAGTAGACCGAACTGAAGCAAAGCTCAAAGAAATTGCCATTAAATTTCAAGAAGAATTTGGCAATTTTGTGAGAACTATTGTCAAGGATTTATCTATATCCACATCTCCGCAAGAAATTTTTACAGAGTTGCAAGCAGCAAATATTAAGGTTGATGTGCTGGTGAATAATGCCGGATTTGGTATTTATGGATTATTTAACGAAACAGACCTAACTGCTGAATTGGAAATGCTACAGGTAAATATGGTGTGTCTCACTCATTTAACTAAGCTATTCCTAAAGGATATGGTCAAGCAATGCGATGGCAAAATATTAAATGTTGCTTCGGCTGCGGCTTTTCAACCAGGACCGTTGATGGCGGTCTATTTTGCTACTAAGGCTTATATTTTATCATTTTCCGAGGCGATCGCTAATGAATTAGAAGGTACAGGCGTGACGGTAACAGTGCTTTGTCCAGGCTCCACAGAGTCTGCCTTTCATCAACGAACGGGGATGGCAGAGTCTAAACTAATGAAGGGTAAAAGGATGATGGATGCCGCAACAGTGGCTAAAATCGGTTATGCGGCCTTAATGAAAGGCCAAACCATTGTTATTCCTGGTCTAATAAATCAAATTCTGGCAAAAAGCGTCAGCTTTACACCCAGAAGGCTAGTGACAAAGATTGTCAGAAATATGCAAGAAGATAACTAA
- a CDS encoding PfaB family protein — protein MQKIAIIGLSSLFPDAKNPEEFWHNLINKKDATSSATIAEIGVDPTIFYNPVKGTADKTYSLKGGYIRDFEFDASEYNLPSELLAGLDDTFKWSLYAAKQAIKNSGYWGNQNLLAKCGVILGNLSFPTRLSHQLFSPIYRQAIAPAVKELLQHENFDLATLPIATKASVYNAMISGLPASIVAQALSLSRINLCLDAACSSSFYAIKLASHYLSSHKADMMLAGAISCADSLFVRMLFSGVQGFAEDGTSRPLDKTSRGLIPGDGVGMVVLKRYTDAVRDGDHILATICGNGLSNDGKGKHLLSPNTKGQVLAFERAYKEAQISPQSIDYLECHATGTLLGDTTELNSIATFFGQHQASPLVGSAKANVGHLLTAAGMVGLTKVILSMSQNLIPPTINVDVPLASDNNVISSDNIVRKATAWPNNNTPIKRAAISAFGFGGTNSHLILEQGNTALDINSDVPVEQAKVAIVGMDAFFGGCNGLDAFERSIYEGKQHFIPLPPSRWQGLDEQTDLLQEYGLADGKPPIGAYIQDFDIDTLACKVPPNEVEKLNPQQLLLLKVANRAVEDAGLKEGGNVAVIVAAETELSVHQLQQRWDLSWQVKEGLLEDNISLPDAELSQLESIVKDSIHHPVETSEYVSHIANIMAGRISALWNFTGPAFTMTAGENSALKALEVAQMLLASGEVEAVVLGAIDLAGGVENVLLRSQLAKINQGINTLSFDENADGWMVGEGAGAVVLKRHDTAQKENHKIYAVLDAVSFAAATNDACQKAFEIAKIQPQEINYVEVFGSGIPQQDEAEITGLLQAYPQTGNGLQCAIGSVKANIGHTYTASGIASLIKTALCLYYRYIPATPKWSGAKTPQKWSGSPFYVATESRPWFVDKGGTRRIAAINSIGIDETYTHVILSEDPDQEERDSKYLQQMPFHLFPVAAENQNNLQEVLNSLEKTIEDSSCLSTTASQTFTTFKEHSESKYALTITGRNKKEILKQIDAARKGVNTAFEKGTDWLTPLGSYFTAKPLGKTASVAYVYPAAVNSYIGIGRTVFRLFPKVFEDLKSNNLYNRAADVEKLVYPRSFPKLATRQLETLEKELLDDSLGMFESEIAFARYMTAIFRDDFQVQPKCVFGYSLGETSMMVAQGVWSDFEGGSNTLNSSPLFGDKLSGAKNAVRQYWGLTDSTELQDDEFWATYVLMATPYQVEECLKHEPRVYLTQINTPEEVLIAGEKTACQRVIKTLGCNSFPAPFDHVIHCEAMRSEYEEIAKVNSLPTQNLPDITFYSAAEYQPIKLDRDVIAKSIATGLCQQLDFPQLVNRVYEDGVKIFVEAGAGGVCSRWMSKILENKEHITVSLNRRGMDDHTSMVKALAKLVSHRVNLDLSPLYNLSTATTKQNKLTLRTITLGGKSIAGAILSEENRKYFQNIAKNLNSYRVEKLHQNIPFASKLDNINSPTQPAEDPTKNIMEHGFEIPEELQSSESTVLAQKTLQPIVSSPATNHQLDNTIRMLELNRTQYKQLSDNNYRITQNHTAFLQARKDFSKQMSEIIQLQLVCAENLLNEQT, from the coding sequence ATGCAAAAAATAGCCATCATCGGATTATCCAGCCTATTTCCCGATGCTAAAAACCCTGAAGAATTTTGGCATAATTTGATTAACAAAAAAGATGCCACATCATCAGCAACCATCGCCGAAATTGGGGTAGATCCCACTATTTTTTACAACCCAGTTAAAGGCACAGCAGATAAAACCTATTCCCTCAAAGGTGGCTACATTCGGGACTTTGAATTTGATGCGTCTGAATATAACCTCCCATCAGAATTACTTGCAGGTTTAGACGACACCTTCAAATGGTCATTGTATGCAGCCAAACAAGCCATTAAAAATAGTGGCTACTGGGGAAATCAAAACCTCCTCGCTAAATGTGGTGTAATTCTAGGAAATCTTTCCTTCCCAACTAGACTTTCCCATCAATTATTCTCCCCTATTTATCGGCAAGCGATCGCACCTGCTGTTAAAGAACTTTTACAGCATGAAAATTTTGATTTAGCTACCTTACCCATAGCAACCAAAGCATCAGTTTACAATGCGATGATTTCCGGCTTACCAGCATCAATAGTTGCTCAAGCCTTATCACTATCTAGAATTAATTTATGTCTAGATGCTGCTTGTTCATCCTCATTTTATGCTATTAAACTAGCCTCTCATTATCTATCATCCCATAAAGCTGACATGATGTTAGCCGGAGCCATCAGTTGTGCAGACTCGCTATTTGTGCGAATGCTCTTTTCTGGTGTCCAAGGCTTTGCTGAAGACGGTACAAGTCGCCCCCTAGATAAGACATCCAGAGGACTAATTCCCGGTGACGGTGTAGGAATGGTAGTCCTGAAAAGATACACCGATGCTGTCAGAGATGGAGATCATATTCTCGCCACAATTTGCGGTAATGGACTCTCTAACGATGGTAAAGGTAAGCACCTACTCAGTCCCAATACCAAAGGACAAGTCCTCGCTTTTGAACGAGCCTATAAAGAAGCTCAAATTAGTCCTCAAAGCATTGATTATCTAGAATGTCATGCTACCGGCACATTACTAGGAGATACAACAGAACTCAACTCTATAGCTACCTTTTTCGGACAACATCAAGCCTCACCTTTAGTAGGTTCTGCTAAAGCCAACGTCGGGCATTTATTAACGGCTGCTGGGATGGTAGGCTTGACAAAAGTAATTCTGAGTATGTCTCAGAATCTAATTCCACCTACCATTAATGTTGATGTCCCTTTAGCCTCAGACAATAACGTTATTTCCAGCGATAATATTGTCAGAAAAGCCACAGCATGGCCTAACAACAATACACCCATTAAACGCGCAGCCATCAGCGCCTTTGGTTTTGGCGGGACTAATTCCCACTTAATTCTTGAACAGGGAAACACAGCCCTAGATATTAACTCAGATGTACCTGTAGAACAGGCTAAAGTCGCTATTGTTGGCATGGATGCCTTTTTCGGTGGCTGTAACGGATTAGATGCCTTTGAGCGCAGTATTTACGAAGGAAAACAGCATTTTATTCCTCTCCCCCCCTCTAGATGGCAAGGTCTAGATGAGCAAACAGACTTACTGCAAGAGTATGGTTTAGCAGATGGTAAACCACCAATTGGGGCATACATCCAAGACTTTGACATTGATACTTTAGCCTGTAAAGTTCCTCCAAACGAAGTTGAAAAACTCAATCCCCAACAACTGTTACTATTAAAAGTTGCTAACCGTGCTGTTGAAGATGCGGGACTAAAAGAAGGTGGAAATGTCGCAGTAATTGTGGCGGCGGAAACTGAACTTTCTGTACATCAGTTACAACAACGATGGGATTTATCTTGGCAGGTCAAAGAGGGCTTATTAGAGGATAATATCTCTCTACCAGATGCAGAACTTTCACAGTTAGAAAGCATAGTTAAAGATAGCATTCATCATCCTGTTGAAACCAGCGAGTATGTCAGTCACATCGCCAATATTATGGCAGGTCGAATTTCCGCTTTATGGAACTTCACAGGACCCGCTTTCACAATGACGGCTGGTGAAAATTCTGCCCTCAAAGCCTTAGAAGTCGCACAAATGTTACTAGCATCTGGAGAAGTCGAGGCTGTAGTTTTAGGTGCAATTGATTTAGCCGGCGGTGTAGAAAATGTCTTATTACGTAGTCAATTAGCCAAAATAAATCAAGGTATCAATACCTTAAGTTTTGACGAAAATGCCGATGGTTGGATGGTTGGAGAAGGTGCTGGTGCAGTTGTCCTCAAGCGTCATGATACCGCCCAAAAAGAGAACCACAAAATATATGCTGTACTGGATGCTGTCAGTTTTGCAGCAGCCACAAATGATGCTTGTCAGAAAGCTTTTGAAATCGCCAAAATTCAACCTCAAGAGATTAACTATGTAGAAGTCTTTGGGAGTGGTATTCCTCAACAAGATGAAGCCGAAATCACCGGGTTATTACAGGCTTATCCTCAAACTGGAAACGGTTTGCAATGTGCCATTGGTAGCGTCAAAGCTAATATCGGTCATACATACACAGCATCGGGAATTGCTAGTTTAATCAAAACTGCCCTTTGTCTCTATTACAGATACATTCCTGCTACTCCTAAATGGTCTGGTGCGAAGACTCCACAAAAATGGTCAGGTAGCCCCTTCTATGTCGCTACAGAGTCCAGACCTTGGTTTGTCGATAAAGGTGGTACGCGTCGTATAGCCGCTATCAATAGCATAGGTATAGACGAGACTTATACTCATGTCATCTTATCCGAAGACCCAGACCAAGAAGAGCGTGATAGTAAGTATTTACAGCAAATGCCTTTTCATCTTTTCCCTGTAGCAGCTGAAAATCAAAACAACTTACAAGAGGTTTTAAATAGTCTCGAAAAAACTATTGAAGATAGTTCTTGTTTATCAACTACAGCCAGTCAAACCTTCACAACTTTTAAAGAGCATTCTGAAAGTAAATATGCTCTAACAATTACTGGACGTAACAAAAAAGAAATCCTCAAACAAATTGATGCTGCACGTAAAGGCGTAAATACTGCTTTTGAAAAAGGTACAGACTGGCTAACCCCATTAGGTAGTTATTTTACAGCCAAACCGTTGGGTAAAACGGCAAGTGTCGCTTATGTTTATCCAGCCGCCGTTAACTCCTATATTGGTATTGGTCGGACAGTTTTCCGCCTATTTCCCAAAGTTTTTGAGGACTTAAAGAGTAATAACCTCTATAACCGTGCTGCTGATGTAGAGAAATTGGTTTATCCTCGCAGCTTCCCCAAACTCGCCACTAGACAACTAGAAACCCTCGAAAAAGAATTATTAGATGATTCCCTGGGAATGTTTGAAAGTGAAATCGCCTTCGCCAGATACATGACAGCGATTTTCCGAGATGACTTTCAAGTTCAACCAAAATGTGTCTTTGGCTATAGCTTAGGTGAAACCAGCATGATGGTAGCCCAAGGAGTTTGGAGTGATTTTGAAGGCGGTAGTAATACTCTCAACTCATCACCATTATTTGGGGATAAATTATCAGGTGCTAAAAATGCTGTACGTCAGTATTGGGGCTTAACAGATAGCACAGAATTACAAGATGATGAGTTCTGGGCTACCTATGTCCTCATGGCCACACCTTACCAGGTAGAAGAATGTTTAAAACATGAGCCACGAGTTTATTTAACTCAAATCAACACACCAGAAGAAGTCTTAATTGCTGGAGAAAAAACAGCTTGTCAGAGAGTAATTAAAACTCTTGGTTGTAATTCTTTCCCCGCACCCTTCGACCATGTAATTCATTGCGAAGCCATGCGGTCAGAATATGAAGAAATCGCCAAAGTTAATAGCTTACCCACCCAAAACCTACCAGACATCACATTTTACTCAGCCGCCGAGTACCAACCCATCAAACTTGATAGAGATGTCATAGCTAAAAGTATAGCCACCGGACTTTGCCAACAACTGGACTTTCCCCAATTAGTCAACCGTGTCTATGAAGATGGCGTAAAAATATTTGTAGAAGCTGGCGCGGGTGGAGTTTGTTCTCGATGGATGAGTAAAATCTTAGAAAACAAAGAACACATTACCGTATCCCTCAATCGTAGAGGTATGGATGACCACACATCAATGGTCAAAGCCTTAGCAAAACTTGTCAGTCATCGGGTGAATTTAGATTTATCACCCCTGTACAACCTCAGCACAGCCACAACCAAACAAAACAAATTAACCCTAAGAACAATTACCTTGGGCGGTAAATCAATTGCAGGTGCAATTTTAAGTGAAGAAAACCGTAAATACTTCCAAAATATCGCCAAAAACCTCAACAGTTATCGGGTAGAAAAACTGCATCAAAACATACCATTTGCCAGCAAATTAGACAACATAAATTCCCCAACCCAGCCAGCCGAAGACCCAACAAAAAATATCATGGAACACGGTTTTGAGATTCCAGAAGAATTACAATCTTCTGAGTCAACAGTTCTGGCACAGAAAACTCTGCAACCAATTGTGTCATCTCCAGCTACAAACCATCAACTTGATAACACAATTAGAATGCTTGAATTGAACAGAACTCAGTACAAACAACTGAGCGATAACAATTACAGAATAACTCAAAATCACACTGCCTTCCTGCAAGCCAGAAAAGATTTTAGTAAACAGATGAGCGAAATCATTCAATTACAGTTAGTTTGTGCCGAAAACTTATTGAATGAACAAACTTGA